In one Neobacillus sp. CF12 genomic region, the following are encoded:
- a CDS encoding glycoside hydrolase family 88 protein, whose product MSQLESSTNTRSTEALTPIQWAEKACETLMAKFEPEFLPPERFHYHQGVFLSGMEKVWGLTQKDSYYDYIKRWVDSHILADGSVPKCKTNELDDIKPGVLLFNLYEQTGDECYKKALYNLVPLLKSWKTNPSGGFWHKEHYPNQMWLDGLYMAGPIAVQFGKTFGESSYFDMMAYQAILMEKQTKDPVTGLLYHGWDETRAANWADPVTGLAPEFWGRAIGWYPVALLEMFDHLPEDHKEKKKLTRILQDLLIALTKYQDPETGLWYQVVDKGHLSDNWLENSCSSLFVQAVAKAVRLGYLDDKYMEYAWKGYQGVIDTLKFDENGNVLIGNICIGTGIGDYNHYIARPTSENDLHGAGAFILMCAEISQA is encoded by the coding sequence ATGAGTCAGTTAGAGTCTAGTACCAATACGCGCTCAACAGAGGCACTAACCCCTATTCAATGGGCTGAGAAAGCATGCGAAACGTTAATGGCTAAATTTGAACCAGAATTTCTTCCACCTGAGAGATTTCACTACCATCAGGGCGTCTTTCTTTCTGGTATGGAGAAAGTTTGGGGGCTGACTCAAAAAGATTCATATTATGACTATATTAAAAGATGGGTGGATAGTCATATTCTTGCAGATGGCAGCGTTCCAAAATGCAAAACAAATGAACTAGATGACATTAAACCTGGTGTGCTCCTCTTTAATCTGTACGAGCAAACGGGTGATGAATGTTATAAGAAAGCCTTGTACAATCTTGTACCACTGTTAAAATCATGGAAGACGAATCCATCGGGAGGGTTTTGGCACAAGGAGCATTACCCGAATCAAATGTGGCTGGACGGATTATATATGGCAGGGCCGATTGCCGTGCAGTTTGGTAAGACCTTCGGTGAAAGCAGTTATTTCGATATGATGGCTTATCAAGCCATCCTTATGGAGAAGCAAACAAAGGATCCAGTCACCGGTTTACTGTATCATGGATGGGATGAAACCAGAGCAGCCAATTGGGCCGACCCTGTTACTGGCTTGGCTCCAGAGTTCTGGGGACGCGCAATCGGCTGGTATCCTGTAGCTCTTTTGGAAATGTTCGATCACCTACCTGAGGACCATAAAGAAAAGAAAAAGCTGACAAGGATCCTTCAAGACCTGCTAATTGCTCTAACGAAATACCAAGATCCTGAAACCGGCTTATGGTATCAGGTGGTCGACAAAGGACATCTCTCAGATAATTGGCTGGAAAACTCTTGTTCTTCTCTGTTTGTTCAAGCCGTAGCTAAAGCAGTCCGTTTAGGTTACTTGGACGACAAGTATATGGAATACGCTTGGAAAGGCTACCAGGGTGTGATTGATACGTTGAAGTTTGATGAAAATGGAAATGTCCTTATCGGCAATATTTGTATCGGCACAGGAATCGGCGACTATAACCACTATATTGCCCGCCCGACCAGCGAGAATGATCTTCACGGAGCAGGAGCCTTTATTTTGATGTGTGCGGAAATAAGTCAGGCGTAA
- a CDS encoding DUF5661 family protein → MYYYNNPYLNQCIKGFNYGTQYLYPTTVSPNSYRNNRSKTRVKSFSKEEAAAIALLLGIDFNKSKFDLDEFWMGVNTELEHGKISSQTNVTGDDPIITGKIALAHLNEFPDYYKRLKVLEEEAKAYWNK, encoded by the coding sequence TTGTATTACTATAATAATCCTTATTTGAACCAATGCATTAAAGGGTTTAACTATGGTACGCAATATCTATATCCAACCACTGTAAGTCCAAACAGTTATAGAAATAATCGTTCTAAAACTAGGGTTAAATCATTTTCCAAAGAGGAAGCAGCAGCAATCGCTTTACTTTTAGGCATTGATTTTAATAAAAGCAAGTTTGATTTAGATGAGTTTTGGATGGGAGTAAATACAGAGCTTGAACATGGAAAAATATCCAGTCAAACGAATGTTACAGGCGATGATCCTATTATTACTGGGAAAATTGCTCTGGCTCATCTTAACGAATTTCCTGATTACTACAAAAGATTAAAGGTACTTGAGGAAGAAGCAAAAGCCTATTGGAACAAATAA
- a CDS encoding LysR family transcriptional regulator, whose product METRQIQYFLEVAKREHVTEAADALHIAQSAISRQIANLEEELGIALFIREGRNVKLTPLGKIFYERIKQVWYLMEDAKREVREYLNPEKGTVRIAFPISMAAHTLPHIIYAFRTRYSEAKFQMSNALYYDLIDGVVNGQFNLAMIAPMPNLEKEKKISGDTLFTEDIVALIPLHHPLSDRESIRLRDLKNDPFCVLPEGFVFREQVVQACNDVGFSPTIAFEGKDIDALKGLVSAGLGVSLMPEMTLVDNTPRSTVVIPLSDTRPTRTVGVIYPADRKLLPTEELFYDFLIETYDRLNEFKK is encoded by the coding sequence ATGGAGACGAGACAAATTCAATACTTCCTGGAAGTAGCAAAAAGAGAGCATGTAACAGAGGCAGCTGATGCTTTGCATATTGCGCAATCTGCCATTAGCAGACAAATTGCCAATTTAGAAGAGGAATTAGGTATAGCACTATTTATACGTGAGGGAAGGAATGTCAAGTTAACCCCTCTTGGCAAAATTTTTTATGAACGGATTAAACAAGTGTGGTATTTGATGGAGGATGCTAAGAGAGAAGTAAGAGAATATTTAAATCCTGAAAAAGGGACCGTTCGAATTGCATTTCCGATTAGCATGGCAGCCCATACATTGCCTCACATCATATATGCTTTTCGCACTCGTTATTCCGAAGCAAAATTTCAAATGAGCAATGCCCTTTATTACGATTTAATAGATGGTGTTGTAAATGGCCAATTTAATTTGGCGATGATTGCCCCCATGCCTAATCTGGAAAAAGAAAAAAAGATTAGCGGGGACACCCTTTTCACTGAGGATATCGTAGCCCTCATCCCTCTTCATCATCCATTATCGGACCGGGAATCCATTCGATTACGGGATTTAAAAAATGACCCCTTCTGCGTTCTTCCTGAAGGATTTGTATTTCGTGAACAAGTTGTTCAAGCATGTAATGATGTGGGATTTTCACCAACTATAGCATTCGAAGGGAAAGATATTGACGCATTAAAAGGGTTAGTATCTGCAGGCTTAGGTGTATCCTTGATGCCTGAGATGACATTGGTCGATAATACACCTCGATCTACCGTCGTTATTCCACTTTCAGATACGAGACCCACTCGAACAGTCGGTGTAATCTACCCGGCTGACCGTAAATTGCTTCCAACTGAAGAGCTGTTTTATGATTTTCTGATTGAAACCTATGATAGATTGAATGAGTTTAAAAAGTAG
- a CDS encoding sensor histidine kinase yields the protein MKNFFYSLSIRKKILAAMLIISIFPLTILTIFTAKSVYSDTYRELIDNRKMSINWVADRLALSVSKYMDQFYEFEVNKSLKNDILSWADEERKLEYLAQERIRTAFHTAISMDATINSIELHNLFTGKSFVALRSGTFVNETQSETSILDERNLNLQTNLFFMRVEKEILVIHRINQFETKVPKALMVIHLKPEALGDILESIKTTEDESVVLLNDEDEIIQMNTGEGEFPSKEVITSRLNEMKNADNEQFIKSDDYFYFYRSVNDGKLQVVKIVPNHVLVNSLEKTLLIGFLITLLNIIAAILFSILFSNIISKPIIRLSKKMQTLTLDSSNKPNTVKRDDEIGILHTSFNEMIKRNQKLILQEYQSKIDARDAQLRALQAQINPHFMYNTLQVIGGMALEKSVQEIYNITLALSDIMRYSLNFSKEMVPLREEIVYLNSYLFIQNQRFGNRIHVKQNISDPLMDMFVPKLVVQPIIENCLIHGFQDKSGEWNISISANVVNEKDVVLVIRDNGQGISSERLRTIQEELKQGTPKAITSAQHIGLNNVNSRIKLSFGETYGLTVGSTEGEGAVVTIFMKVLMKEGGRDEI from the coding sequence ATGAAGAATTTTTTCTATTCCCTATCTATCCGCAAAAAGATTTTAGCGGCCATGCTAATCATCTCCATATTCCCCCTGACAATACTAACCATATTCACTGCAAAGTCGGTCTATTCGGATACGTATCGGGAGCTTATTGATAACCGAAAAATGAGCATTAACTGGGTTGCAGACCGACTAGCATTAAGTGTAAGTAAGTATATGGATCAATTTTATGAGTTTGAGGTCAATAAATCATTAAAAAATGATATCCTATCTTGGGCAGATGAAGAGAGAAAATTAGAATACCTGGCGCAAGAGAGAATAAGGACTGCGTTTCATACAGCTATTAGTATGGATGCAACGATTAATTCCATAGAGCTACACAACCTTTTCACAGGAAAATCATTTGTTGCTTTACGGTCAGGTACATTTGTAAACGAAACACAATCGGAAACGTCCATCTTGGATGAAAGGAATCTAAACTTGCAAACGAACCTTTTCTTCATGCGAGTGGAAAAGGAAATCCTAGTCATCCACCGGATTAATCAGTTTGAAACCAAAGTCCCTAAGGCTTTAATGGTTATTCACTTAAAACCAGAAGCACTAGGTGATATCCTAGAAAGCATCAAAACTACTGAGGATGAATCGGTTGTGTTATTAAATGATGAAGATGAAATCATACAAATGAATACGGGAGAGGGTGAGTTTCCATCGAAAGAAGTAATCACTTCTCGATTAAATGAAATGAAAAATGCCGATAATGAACAGTTTATAAAATCGGATGATTATTTTTATTTTTACCGATCAGTCAATGATGGTAAATTACAAGTTGTGAAAATTGTTCCGAATCATGTTTTGGTTAACTCACTCGAAAAAACTCTTTTAATAGGGTTCCTCATTACGCTTCTTAATATTATTGCTGCTATTTTATTCTCCATCTTGTTTTCAAACATCATAAGCAAACCTATTATCCGTCTTTCGAAAAAAATGCAAACCCTCACTTTGGATTCTAGTAATAAACCAAATACAGTAAAACGTGATGATGAAATCGGTATATTGCATACGAGCTTTAATGAAATGATTAAAAGGAATCAAAAGCTTATCTTGCAGGAATACCAAAGTAAAATTGATGCAAGAGACGCGCAGCTGCGGGCACTGCAAGCCCAAATTAATCCTCATTTTATGTATAACACCTTACAAGTCATTGGAGGTATGGCACTAGAGAAAAGTGTTCAAGAGATCTATAACATTACCCTTGCTTTGAGCGATATTATGCGGTACTCCTTAAACTTTTCTAAAGAAATGGTTCCCCTACGTGAGGAAATTGTGTATCTTAACAGCTACCTTTTTATACAAAATCAGCGATTTGGAAATCGTATTCATGTTAAACAGAATATTTCTGATCCTCTAATGGATATGTTCGTGCCTAAATTGGTTGTTCAGCCCATTATTGAAAATTGTCTGATTCATGGATTTCAAGATAAATCTGGAGAATGGAATATTTCGATTTCAGCAAATGTGGTGAACGAGAAAGATGTAGTGCTTGTCATTAGAGATAATGGTCAAGGAATTTCAAGTGAGCGCTTACGTACAATCCAAGAAGAATTGAAACAAGGTACACCAAAGGCAATTACTTCTGCACAACATATTGGGTTAAATAATGTGAACTCACGTATTAAACTGTCTTTCGGAGAAACATATGGATTAACCGTGGGTAGTACGGAAGGAGAAGGAGCGGTTGTAACAATCTTTATGAAAGTTCTAATGAAGGAAGGTGGCAGGGATGAGATATAA
- a CDS encoding response regulator, whose protein sequence is MRYKVIIIDDEEWTRKVIKHLGKWSELGIEVVAEASDGNYAYELISRLQPDIIITDIKMPHLNGIDLLRKLREEGNTAKVLIVSGFDDFEYTKSAVKLKANDYLLKPIKPDELNEQLERCTKELKEESRTLKEQTLDLNGFMNVHWIKEYTVFQTSLYECLRSNNQELLEQKFRGFIDYIVKNEGNRVEKSLIVCIYFDLHNWLQRFIADRGYSIQDVCEGKDTSFVFHQDSTLKDVLRFTQNLYSEALSNVTRFIKSRKSIDVKQIEFYLESNYQWGVTLEQTANQFYISKEYLSKVFKEKTGTSFSDYVTALRMNKAKELVMESKAPLKEIAELVGYADLAYFYRVFKKYFGMTPGKMHESLK, encoded by the coding sequence ATGAGATATAAAGTGATCATTATTGATGATGAAGAATGGACGAGAAAAGTCATTAAACATCTCGGAAAGTGGAGCGAGCTTGGAATAGAAGTTGTAGCGGAAGCCTCAGATGGTAACTATGCTTACGAGCTAATTTCTCGCCTCCAGCCAGACATTATCATAACCGATATTAAGATGCCTCATCTCAATGGGATTGATTTATTAAGAAAGTTACGAGAAGAAGGGAATACCGCAAAAGTGTTGATTGTAAGCGGATTCGATGATTTTGAGTATACCAAGAGTGCCGTTAAGTTAAAGGCAAATGATTATCTCCTAAAGCCCATAAAGCCTGATGAGTTAAATGAGCAATTAGAGCGTTGTACCAAGGAATTGAAGGAAGAATCTAGGACACTCAAAGAACAAACGTTGGATTTAAATGGTTTTATGAATGTCCATTGGATCAAGGAATATACCGTATTCCAAACTTCCCTTTACGAATGTCTACGGTCCAATAATCAGGAATTACTGGAGCAAAAATTCAGAGGGTTCATTGATTATATTGTTAAGAATGAGGGGAATAGAGTTGAAAAGAGTTTAATCGTTTGTATTTATTTTGATCTCCATAATTGGTTGCAACGTTTTATTGCGGATAGGGGGTACAGTATTCAAGATGTGTGTGAAGGAAAAGATACCTCCTTTGTGTTTCATCAAGATAGCACGTTAAAGGATGTCCTACGATTTACCCAGAATCTCTACTCTGAGGCATTATCCAATGTTACTCGTTTCATAAAGTCGAGAAAAAGTATTGATGTGAAACAAATTGAATTTTATTTAGAAAGTAATTATCAATGGGGAGTGACATTAGAACAAACGGCCAATCAATTTTATATCAGTAAAGAATATTTAAGTAAAGTATTTAAAGAGAAGACTGGAACAAGTTTTTCAGATTATGTGACAGCGTTACGAATGAACAAAGCTAAAGAGCTGGTGATGGAATCAAAGGCCCCATTAAAGGAAATCGCTGAACTTGTTGGGTATGCAGATTTAGCTTATTTTTATCGCGTATTTAAAAAGTATTTTGGTATGACCCCTGGAAAGATGCATGAGAGCTTAAAATAA
- a CDS encoding ABC transporter substrate-binding protein, protein MKKLISSILVIVMVMVGCSNKESSSSFDPEEIELNIMMSFPQYMDQWETYIDQFEKKMLDEENLNVKVNLEMPSSDQYESVLQARLSGNDAPDLFTLHSNNISTYNKAGHLTDLTNEPFTEKLFENVKKTITHDGKIFVVPIESQAWGVLYNKKIFNELNLTAPETLNELEKITETLKENGYTPFLLAYQEQWVPQLMTALTLGGKVSGEVPDWVERMYAGEGSYEEMRDIFGPIDLIMKNGTDRAMELGSELGAADFANGKAAMFVQGTWASGTIMQTNPDMELGVFPLPINNNKANTLVNLSTSTTLAVHPDSKVKDVALKFANYVLDDKDSSTLFESTRFNPIAAIHDYETDPWVTDAYQYVEEGRSYQDLVLPQAVTEEQGKLLQEYYIGSITKDEFIKRMDEVFAESVK, encoded by the coding sequence ATGAAAAAATTGATATCTTCCATTCTAGTTATCGTAATGGTCATGGTCGGTTGTAGTAACAAAGAATCCTCCAGTTCGTTTGATCCAGAAGAAATCGAATTGAATATAATGATGAGTTTCCCGCAGTATATGGATCAGTGGGAAACGTATATTGATCAGTTTGAAAAAAAGATGCTGGACGAAGAAAACCTAAATGTTAAGGTAAATTTAGAAATGCCGAGTTCTGACCAGTATGAGAGTGTATTACAAGCGCGATTAAGTGGAAATGATGCACCAGATCTTTTTACCCTGCACAGCAATAATATTTCAACTTATAATAAAGCGGGACATCTAACGGATCTTACAAATGAACCATTTACCGAAAAGTTATTTGAAAATGTAAAAAAGACCATTACGCATGATGGAAAAATCTTTGTGGTACCTATTGAAAGCCAGGCATGGGGAGTTCTTTATAATAAGAAAATATTCAACGAGTTAAATTTAACAGCGCCAGAAACGCTTAATGAGCTGGAGAAAATTACGGAGACATTAAAAGAGAACGGTTATACTCCATTTTTATTAGCTTACCAAGAGCAATGGGTGCCGCAATTAATGACAGCGCTTACTCTTGGAGGGAAGGTTTCAGGGGAAGTACCAGATTGGGTGGAAAGAATGTATGCAGGTGAAGGTTCCTATGAAGAGATGAGGGATATTTTTGGTCCGATAGATTTGATTATGAAGAATGGTACGGACCGTGCCATGGAATTAGGATCTGAACTAGGCGCAGCTGATTTCGCGAATGGGAAAGCAGCGATGTTTGTGCAAGGAACGTGGGCTTCTGGAACGATCATGCAAACAAACCCGGATATGGAGCTTGGTGTGTTCCCATTACCAATTAACAATAATAAAGCCAATACGCTCGTGAACCTGTCTACCTCTACAACTTTGGCTGTTCATCCCGATAGTAAGGTGAAGGATGTTGCACTAAAGTTTGCGAATTATGTACTTGATGATAAGGATTCTTCTACTCTATTCGAATCAACGCGCTTCAATCCAATTGCCGCCATTCACGATTACGAAACAGATCCATGGGTAACGGATGCTTATCAATATGTGGAAGAGGGACGTTCTTACCAGGATTTAGTTCTTCCTCAAGCTGTCACAGAAGAACAGGGTAAACTATTACAGGAATACTATATAGGAAGTATTACGAAAGATGAATTTATTAAGAGGATGGATGAAGTTTTTGCTGAATCTGTAAAATAA
- a CDS encoding sugar ABC transporter permease, with product MFSKQKENRILLVYVLPALIVYLLFKLYPAILGFYYSLTDWNGIDQSYEMIGWANFKEIFEDVYFWESIQFTFKYVVVILVVSNVLALLLAVLIESRLKARGLFRTLFYMPNMISMIIGGYMWVFIFTRVIYYLADNWGLAFLDQSWIGDPRYSFVAIIIVSSWGTVGYLMLIYMAALQGVPLQLKEAAVLDGANSWNVFRNVTFPMIQHAFTICIFWSLSSAFQVFDVIYALTGGGPGRATQSVALNIYEEAFKGNIRYGYATAKSTILFVIVFLLTLAQLKMMKRKEQEL from the coding sequence ATGTTTAGTAAACAAAAGGAAAATAGAATCTTATTAGTATATGTTTTACCAGCACTTATCGTCTATCTCCTTTTTAAACTGTATCCTGCTATTTTAGGATTTTACTATTCCTTAACGGATTGGAATGGGATCGATCAATCCTATGAGATGATTGGATGGGCTAACTTTAAAGAAATATTTGAAGACGTTTATTTTTGGGAATCGATCCAATTTACCTTTAAATATGTAGTGGTCATATTAGTCGTATCGAATGTCTTAGCCTTACTTTTGGCTGTTTTAATAGAATCCAGATTGAAAGCGAGAGGTTTATTTCGAACGCTGTTTTATATGCCCAATATGATTAGCATGATTATTGGTGGTTATATGTGGGTGTTTATTTTTACTAGGGTGATCTATTATCTTGCGGATAATTGGGGTTTAGCCTTTCTTGATCAATCTTGGATTGGTGATCCACGTTATTCATTCGTGGCGATTATCATCGTATCGAGCTGGGGAACAGTGGGTTATTTAATGTTAATCTACATGGCTGCCCTCCAAGGTGTACCTCTTCAGTTGAAGGAAGCGGCAGTTTTAGATGGAGCGAATAGCTGGAATGTGTTTCGAAATGTCACCTTTCCGATGATCCAACATGCATTTACCATCTGTATTTTTTGGTCCTTGAGTTCTGCCTTCCAGGTATTTGATGTAATTTATGCCTTAACAGGGGGAGGTCCTGGAAGAGCGACCCAATCGGTGGCGTTGAATATTTATGAAGAGGCGTTTAAAGGAAATATAAGGTATGGATATGCTACAGCAAAATCAACTATATTATTTGTCATCGTGTTCCTGCTCACATTGGCTCAACTTAAAATGATGAAAAGAAAGGAGCAGGAGCTATGA
- a CDS encoding carbohydrate ABC transporter permease: MRIKQKAGNILVYSILILLLIYWLFPLFIAILNSFKTNGELLTNVLSLPKELQFENYTRTFEKMNYARSLMNTVIVASIGVSLMIFFSAMAGWRLARTKTKLSTFIFGLFVFSMLVPFSSIMIPLYKIMLLFNMNNSLMGLGLVYTGLGVSMAIFLYHGFVKSIPKEIEESALMDGCRPFQIFIYIIFPLLKPVTVTVCITNVLWIWNDFLLPLIAISDNEKYTLLLSTNTLFGQYSSDWGAILSALILAAIPVIVFYVIFQKSILKGIAEGATKG, encoded by the coding sequence ATGAGAATAAAGCAAAAAGCAGGAAATATACTCGTTTATTCCATCTTAATCCTTCTCTTGATTTATTGGCTTTTCCCGCTTTTCATCGCGATACTGAACTCCTTTAAAACAAATGGGGAACTTTTAACCAATGTATTATCTTTACCTAAAGAATTACAGTTTGAAAACTATACTCGCACCTTTGAAAAAATGAACTATGCACGTAGTTTAATGAACACAGTCATTGTGGCGAGCATTGGTGTTTCTCTTATGATTTTTTTTTCTGCAATGGCAGGCTGGAGATTAGCTCGGACAAAAACAAAACTGTCTACGTTTATTTTTGGCCTTTTCGTTTTCTCGATGTTGGTTCCATTCAGTTCGATTATGATTCCATTGTATAAAATCATGTTACTGTTTAATATGAATAATTCCTTAATGGGGTTAGGCCTTGTATACACAGGACTAGGTGTAAGTATGGCTATTTTTCTTTATCATGGATTTGTAAAAAGTATTCCTAAGGAGATAGAGGAATCTGCTCTAATGGATGGCTGTCGTCCATTTCAAATCTTTATCTATATTATTTTTCCATTATTGAAGCCGGTGACGGTGACCGTTTGTATAACCAATGTCCTCTGGATTTGGAATGATTTTTTACTGCCATTAATTGCAATATCAGACAACGAAAAATATACACTCCTTTTATCCACAAACACATTATTTGGTCAGTATAGCAGTGATTGGGGGGCTATATTAAGTGCATTAATTCTAGCTGCGATCCCTGTGATTGTTTTTTATGTCATTTTTCAGAAGAGTATCCTTAAAGGCATTGCAGAAGGTGCGACGAAGGGGTGA
- a CDS encoding glycoside hydrolase family 5 protein: protein MNFIKRVNSSLYRGDEPIVLRGFGLGGWLLPEGYMWKLYTKCDRPRRMEKLIIELCGSKYAEHFWKTYYSTYITEWDIELIAKKGYNSVRLPLNARHLYDRQNEQYRWKEDGFKYIDQLINWCKKYGIYIILDMHGAPGGQTGTNIDDSLVDLPELFMNSHYQLDLIALWTEIARRYKNESIIAGYDLLNEPLPNWFAEYNHQVLPLYKELIQAIRTVDQQHLIILEGVHWATDFSIFDGVRIEDLDSNIMLQFHKYWSPPDQESLSNFLAYRNQLNVPLFMGEGGENNLLWYSAIFPLYDKLNISWSFWTYKKMDTVNSPVSFSTAKGWSKIIAFIDGEIAIPQNEAIDIFNDFLLSIQNPIINDLVFNSLICRVPIRIHGEFYSQYSTIRPRAKHVELRSQDPVTILFENGKSGVPDYKRHGGEPEPKEENIIVDLSAGEGLQYEFVIDQSYPTIQFSIFARGNGELQLDCDHFRCLLDVNGNWSTIDTPLFSNPDIKKYSLHLLCQSGQLQLDYIDIKIVE, encoded by the coding sequence ATGAACTTTATCAAAAGGGTCAACAGCTCATTATATCGTGGGGATGAACCAATTGTCCTTCGAGGCTTCGGATTAGGGGGATGGCTTTTACCTGAAGGATATATGTGGAAGTTATATACCAAATGTGATCGTCCTCGTCGGATGGAAAAACTAATCATCGAGCTCTGTGGTTCGAAGTATGCAGAACATTTTTGGAAAACCTATTATTCTACCTATATAACAGAATGGGATATCGAGCTGATAGCAAAAAAAGGCTATAATTCAGTACGTTTGCCGTTAAATGCTCGTCACCTTTACGATAGGCAAAATGAACAATATAGGTGGAAAGAAGATGGATTCAAATATATTGATCAACTGATTAATTGGTGTAAAAAATATGGTATCTATATCATTCTGGATATGCATGGAGCACCTGGCGGACAAACGGGGACCAACATTGATGATAGCTTAGTAGATCTGCCTGAATTATTTATGAACAGTCACTATCAACTTGATTTAATTGCCCTTTGGACCGAAATTGCACGACGATACAAGAATGAAAGTATAATCGCTGGATACGATTTATTAAATGAACCTTTACCCAACTGGTTTGCAGAATACAATCATCAGGTTCTCCCATTATACAAAGAATTAATTCAAGCTATACGAACGGTTGATCAACAACATCTTATTATCCTAGAAGGCGTTCACTGGGCAACCGATTTCTCTATATTTGATGGGGTACGAATAGAAGACTTAGATTCTAATATCATGCTCCAATTTCATAAATATTGGAGTCCCCCAGATCAAGAAAGCTTATCTAATTTTCTAGCCTATCGGAATCAACTGAATGTTCCCTTGTTCATGGGAGAGGGTGGGGAAAATAATCTTCTTTGGTATTCGGCGATATTCCCGCTTTACGATAAGTTGAACATTTCATGGTCTTTTTGGACCTATAAAAAAATGGACACTGTCAACTCGCCTGTTTCTTTTTCGACTGCTAAGGGATGGAGTAAAATAATCGCATTCATAGATGGAGAAATCGCCATTCCACAAAATGAAGCAATCGATATATTTAATGATTTTCTATTGAGTATTCAAAATCCAATCATTAATGATTTGGTTTTCAATAGTCTTATATGTCGAGTACCGATAAGAATTCATGGCGAATTCTACTCCCAATACTCTACTATAAGACCTCGAGCAAAACATGTTGAATTACGTTCTCAGGATCCAGTAACTATTTTGTTTGAAAATGGGAAAAGTGGAGTTCCTGATTACAAAAGACACGGCGGGGAGCCGGAGCCTAAGGAAGAAAATATCATTGTCGATCTTTCAGCAGGGGAAGGTTTACAATATGAATTTGTTATAGATCAATCGTATCCGACTATACAATTCTCCATTTTTGCACGAGGAAATGGAGAACTCCAACTAGACTGTGATCATTTTCGTTGTTTGTTAGATGTTAATGGTAATTGGTCAACGATAGATACACCATTGTTCAGTAATCCAGATATCAAAAAATATTCATTACACCTTCTATGTCAAAGTGGTCAACTTCAGTTAGATTATATAGATATAAAAATAGTGGAGTAG
- a CDS encoding mechanosensitive ion channel domain-containing protein: protein MFFLELFEKFPVKILTVALLIILTVYMIRKSINLFFDKTSFLDENFEDTLMHFANQVTKVLGLVLFLIYVASHFFELTRFLTGSVVVAGALALIFQHIIRDYIMGLTYLFERQIHLGDYVIINGNRQGKIEEISMRHLKIRQYDGYLYSVSYSSITELQNGNRGMRRVNESLVLNYSQNPDDAFKVMEEVAQTCNEKYGQYLLKDENGVPLESFKFNQITELNVDFRGHRYSLSGLVKEADFVEAVKKVRYELAMAAYKNDLGMAESHNTSH from the coding sequence GTGTTTTTCTTAGAACTGTTCGAGAAGTTTCCCGTAAAAATTTTAACCGTGGCACTGCTGATTATACTCACTGTTTATATGATCCGCAAATCCATCAATCTTTTCTTTGACAAGACGAGCTTCTTGGATGAAAATTTTGAGGATACATTGATGCATTTTGCGAACCAGGTGACAAAGGTATTGGGATTGGTTTTATTCTTAATTTATGTTGCTAGCCATTTCTTCGAACTAACAAGATTTCTCACTGGTTCGGTCGTGGTGGCAGGTGCCTTGGCATTGATCTTCCAGCATATCATCCGAGATTACATTATGGGGCTTACCTACTTGTTTGAGCGCCAGATCCATCTCGGGGATTATGTAATCATCAATGGAAACCGTCAAGGGAAAATCGAGGAAATCAGCATGCGCCACCTGAAGATCCGCCAGTATGACGGATACCTCTATTCGGTCTCTTATAGCAGCATCACGGAACTTCAGAACGGGAACCGGGGAATGCGCAGGGTGAACGAAAGCCTTGTCCTCAACTATAGTCAAAATCCAGACGATGCCTTCAAGGTAATGGAGGAAGTTGCACAAACTTGCAACGAGAAATACGGTCAATACCTGTTAAAGGATGAAAACGGAGTACCCTTGGAGAGTTTCAAATTTAACCAAATCACCGAACTGAACGTGGATTTCAGGGGTCACCGGTATTCATTATCTGGTCTTGTGAAGGAAGCGGATTTCGTGGAAGCGGTCAAAAAGGTGAGGTATGAACTGGCGATGGCGGCCTACAAAAACGACTTAGGGATGGCAGAGAGCCACAACACAAGCCATTAA